Proteins encoded in a region of the Geoanaerobacter pelophilus genome:
- a CDS encoding tetratricopeptide repeat protein — protein MTRLRFIASCISLVLSVIGSSSDAAAEIPSRLRRIDIRPHQDHTRIIFQLDQGTEYSVNELPGNRLKVTFSSADAPLLRRLRSYSDQHIKGVAVAQRGNFVRVTIGMSSAAEGARVIDSCLPTLTVDIGPRFRTRRDVPSLPEGRESIWNGAGRFVKEYDPPVRSELPFVPTDQQSLRALLSEEETRQFLAGEAAVYKGQAADALSILSSFLNKDSKILSLATYRCGQAYYCLLDYGKALQFFRQGESLWPQFLDLSVDAKFAYADCLIRNGELAAGRKLLSGLIADKAEKKSAPILLVRLADILARQKLETESRIIYSNVIRFFPENKAAVYAALKLADRRFPETDTFAYPGLRDEYLRIAQVSSDFIVREEAFFKAALLDSLFGSGMNALTAVADYEKRYPRGILASLARSIHLDLMPVVYKEVKKAGEPELMVKVMDRNADYLAKCMDESSFIGDLDQSFTELGQVQEENRLFGRLARRDWAVRQAPFLYGKIMDNAMSLSDWALAESTGREFIRKFPLLTETQRARELLGDLGYRKGDLDAVKADLAFLLDPKVRAGIPESYYYLGKSLEAGKSLPQAVKAMELFITAMNSRRATSPLLADAYFVAGTSYQASRNNAKAMEYLTAGLVQAPQEGRDRFLFRLGELSRNQGQTAEAKKNWEKIVKEGRDPVWQKLASQKLADLEWKERPGADI, from the coding sequence ATGACGCGGCTGCGATTCATAGCTTCTTGTATCTCGCTGGTGCTTTCAGTTATCGGAAGCTCCTCCGATGCCGCCGCAGAAATTCCGTCACGTCTTCGTCGCATTGATATCCGTCCCCACCAGGATCACACCCGGATCATTTTCCAGCTTGACCAGGGAACTGAGTACTCAGTAAATGAACTCCCCGGCAATCGCCTGAAGGTGACTTTTTCCAGTGCCGATGCTCCACTGCTTCGCCGGCTCAGAAGCTATTCCGACCAGCATATAAAAGGGGTTGCCGTTGCCCAGCGCGGCAACTTCGTGCGGGTCACTATCGGTATGAGCAGTGCGGCGGAAGGGGCAAGGGTCATTGACAGTTGCCTGCCGACCCTTACGGTGGATATCGGACCGCGTTTCCGGACCCGCCGCGATGTCCCATCGCTGCCTGAAGGGCGAGAGTCGATCTGGAACGGCGCCGGCCGATTTGTTAAGGAATATGACCCTCCGGTACGTTCTGAGCTCCCTTTTGTGCCGACAGACCAGCAGTCGCTGCGCGCCCTGCTCAGCGAAGAAGAGACCCGACAGTTTTTGGCCGGGGAAGCGGCTGTTTACAAAGGGCAGGCGGCAGATGCGCTAAGTATCTTAAGCTCTTTTCTCAACAAGGATTCCAAGATTCTTTCTTTGGCCACCTATCGTTGTGGCCAGGCGTATTACTGCCTCCTCGATTATGGAAAGGCTCTTCAGTTTTTCCGGCAAGGCGAAAGCCTCTGGCCGCAATTCCTCGATCTGAGCGTTGATGCCAAGTTTGCCTATGCCGACTGTCTCATCAGGAACGGGGAACTTGCTGCGGGCAGGAAGCTGCTCTCCGGTTTGATAGCGGACAAGGCCGAGAAAAAATCGGCGCCGATCCTGCTGGTGCGGTTGGCAGACATCCTTGCCCGGCAGAAACTGGAAACAGAATCAAGAATAATTTATAGCAATGTCATCCGGTTCTTTCCTGAGAACAAGGCTGCAGTCTATGCCGCATTAAAACTCGCCGACAGGAGATTCCCGGAGACTGACACTTTTGCTTATCCCGGTCTAAGAGACGAATATCTCCGCATAGCCCAGGTATCCAGTGACTTCATTGTCAGGGAAGAGGCTTTTTTCAAGGCAGCGCTCCTGGATTCACTGTTCGGCAGCGGAATGAATGCGCTTACCGCAGTTGCCGATTATGAAAAACGGTACCCTCGAGGGATTTTGGCGTCTCTGGCCCGTTCCATCCATCTTGATCTGATGCCGGTTGTCTACAAGGAAGTAAAGAAGGCAGGCGAACCGGAGCTTATGGTCAAGGTCATGGACCGGAATGCCGACTACCTTGCCAAGTGCATGGACGAGTCATCATTTATTGGCGATCTTGACCAATCATTTACGGAGCTTGGCCAGGTTCAGGAGGAAAACCGCCTTTTTGGCCGGCTGGCACGCCGCGATTGGGCAGTCCGGCAGGCCCCGTTTCTGTACGGTAAAATCATGGATAACGCCATGTCCCTTTCTGACTGGGCTCTTGCAGAGTCTACCGGACGGGAGTTCATCCGGAAGTTCCCCCTTTTGACCGAGACACAACGGGCCAGGGAACTGCTCGGCGATCTCGGTTACCGGAAGGGCGACCTGGACGCGGTCAAGGCCGATCTTGCTTTTCTTCTGGACCCAAAAGTGCGTGCCGGAATTCCTGAGAGCTATTATTATCTTGGCAAGTCCTTGGAGGCCGGTAAGTCATTGCCGCAGGCAGTGAAGGCAATGGAGCTTTTTATTACGGCCATGAACAGCCGAAGGGCAACGTCTCCATTGTTGGCAGATGCCTATTTTGTGGCGGGGACGTCATATCAGGCATCCCGGAATAATGCGAAAGCGATGGAGTATTTAACTGCCGGACTTGTCCAGGCGCCGCAGGAAGGGCGTGATCGGTTTCTTTTCCGGTTGGGAGAATTGAGCCGGAATCAGGGGCAGACCGCAGAAGCGAAAAAGAATTGGGAAAAGATCGTCAAGGAAGGGCGTGACCCTGTCTGGCAAAAGCTTGCGTCTCAGAAACTGGCTGACCTTGAGTGGAAGGAGCGGCCTGGCGCGGATATTTAA
- the flgC gene encoding flagellar basal body rod protein FlgC, with product MDFFTSMDISSSALTAERTRMNLISSNIANANSTRTQEGGPYKRKDAVFASTAPAAASFKSALQSAARKNSAGVEVIEVVEDPNPPRLQYDPSHPDADAQGYVAYPNVNVVEEMADMIAATRAYEANITASQAAKSMAMKTLEISR from the coding sequence ATGGACTTCTTTACATCCATGGATATCAGTTCCTCGGCATTAACCGCGGAACGGACCCGAATGAATCTCATCTCCAGCAATATTGCCAATGCAAATTCGACAAGAACCCAGGAAGGCGGACCGTACAAGCGGAAGGATGCGGTTTTTGCCTCAACTGCGCCGGCTGCAGCCTCCTTCAAGTCGGCGTTGCAGAGTGCTGCCCGGAAGAATTCCGCGGGGGTCGAGGTTATCGAGGTGGTGGAAGACCCAAACCCTCCCCGCCTTCAGTATGACCCTTCGCATCCGGATGCCGACGCTCAAGGGTATGTTGCCTATCCGAACGTGAATGTTGTTGAGGAGATGGCCGACATGATAGCTGCTACCAGGGCGTATGAGGCTAATATCACCGCTTCGCAGGCAGCCAAAAGCATGGCTATGAAAACTCTGGAGATCAGCAGGTAG
- the flgB gene encoding flagellar basal body rod protein FlgB, which produces MPIEGIFSNTIELLGKSIDLRAKNHNHISANLANAETPNYIPATLSFEGELRDALKSNKSANPGKKAVSHPRHIPLKGQANSLASVEGRIVETPAPGIGRDGNAVELEQEMGKLAANQIMYNASVQIIGKKFEGLKSAIKGQ; this is translated from the coding sequence ATGCCGATTGAGGGGATATTTTCCAATACCATAGAGCTGCTTGGGAAAAGCATCGACCTGAGGGCAAAAAATCACAATCACATCTCTGCCAATCTTGCCAATGCAGAGACTCCTAATTATATTCCGGCGACGCTTTCGTTTGAAGGAGAGCTCAGGGATGCCTTGAAGTCCAATAAATCAGCAAATCCTGGGAAAAAAGCGGTGTCACATCCTCGACACATCCCGTTGAAGGGACAGGCCAATTCACTGGCGTCAGTTGAGGGGAGAATCGTCGAAACCCCTGCGCCGGGAATAGGTCGTGACGGTAATGCCGTAGAACTGGAACAGGAGATGGGGAAACTGGCTGCGAACCAGATCATGTATAATGCGTCGGTGCAGATAATCGGCAAGAAATTCGAAGGTCTCAAAAGCGCTATCAAGGGGCAGTAG
- the fliE gene encoding flagellar hook-basal body complex protein FliE, protein MDIKAIESGFGIGKAFPSSGAAAPQVSPSEGFSKFLGEMIEKVNTSQVESDQAVQQLVTGETKSLHEVMIAMEKASISFQFITQVRNKAVEAYQEIMRMPV, encoded by the coding sequence ATGGATATCAAGGCTATAGAAAGCGGGTTCGGCATTGGCAAGGCGTTTCCTTCCTCTGGTGCTGCAGCGCCGCAGGTATCTCCTTCGGAAGGTTTCAGTAAATTCCTGGGGGAGATGATAGAAAAGGTCAACACTTCCCAGGTCGAGTCGGATCAGGCAGTGCAGCAACTCGTTACCGGCGAGACCAAGTCGCTGCACGAAGTAATGATCGCCATGGAGAAGGCCAGCATCTCCTTCCAGTTCATCACCCAGGTCAGGAACAAGGCGGTTGAGGCATATCAAGAGATCATGAGAATGCCGGTCTAG
- the fliF gene encoding flagellar basal-body MS-ring/collar protein FliF, whose protein sequence is MPDNLKKYIEPFLALSPAKRWLVGGIVGLSIAAFAVLIVLANKTDYRPLFANLNTEDAGEIVKKLKEQKVPYRLSPDGKAILVPSEKVYELRLTLASEGLPQGGGVGYEIFDRKNFGMTEFVQKLNYQRALQGELSRTISQLAGVEQARVHLAIPEKSLFKDAEKPATASVVLKIKGSRSLRESDVQGIVHLVAASVEGLDPEHVTILDGKGKILSRTGPLDATSKLTGTMQETQKAFEKSTEERLQSLLDKVVGTGKSVARVSASFNFKQVEKFEERYDPEAAAVRSEQRSEEKGGGSAITGVPGVQTNLGRAPAAQPQAGGGGSKSDETLNYEVSRSTARTIEPVGSLSKVSVAILVDGKYDTPAAGKDGKTGKAKYTPRTPDELTKIEALVKSAVGFSAERGDQVTVANIPFQDTEEMASATKDEWWNAPFFLSLLKSVLIGIGFFALLFLVIRPMLKSLRASMPQTTFVPEEDAEEQVRQMIASQQKQLAVQASSQMELIEKIKTEPYQASQIIKNWLDKRDD, encoded by the coding sequence ATGCCAGATAATTTGAAAAAATATATTGAGCCGTTTCTTGCACTGTCTCCTGCCAAACGTTGGTTGGTGGGAGGGATCGTCGGACTGTCGATTGCCGCCTTTGCCGTGTTGATTGTCCTGGCAAACAAGACCGATTATCGGCCATTGTTTGCCAACCTGAACACCGAGGATGCCGGCGAAATAGTCAAAAAACTGAAAGAGCAGAAGGTCCCGTATCGCCTGTCGCCGGACGGCAAGGCGATTCTGGTGCCTTCGGAAAAGGTCTACGAACTCCGCCTGACTCTTGCCTCTGAAGGTTTGCCGCAGGGTGGCGGTGTCGGCTATGAAATTTTCGACCGGAAGAATTTTGGCATGACCGAATTCGTCCAGAAGCTCAACTACCAGCGAGCGCTCCAGGGGGAACTTTCCCGGACGATATCGCAGCTAGCCGGTGTTGAACAGGCCCGCGTGCATCTGGCAATTCCGGAAAAGAGCCTCTTCAAGGATGCCGAAAAGCCGGCGACTGCCTCGGTTGTGCTGAAGATCAAAGGCAGCCGCAGTCTTCGGGAATCCGATGTCCAGGGGATAGTGCATCTGGTGGCTGCGTCGGTCGAGGGGCTTGATCCGGAACATGTGACCATTCTTGACGGCAAGGGGAAGATCCTCTCCCGCACCGGGCCGCTCGATGCCACATCCAAGTTGACCGGTACCATGCAGGAGACCCAGAAGGCCTTTGAAAAGAGCACTGAGGAGCGGTTGCAGTCACTGCTTGACAAGGTGGTGGGCACCGGCAAGTCGGTGGCAAGGGTTTCGGCATCATTCAACTTCAAACAGGTGGAAAAGTTTGAGGAGCGCTACGACCCCGAGGCTGCAGCAGTAAGAAGCGAGCAGCGGAGCGAGGAAAAAGGCGGAGGCAGCGCGATTACCGGGGTGCCTGGTGTTCAGACAAACCTGGGCCGAGCACCGGCAGCCCAGCCACAGGCAGGTGGTGGCGGGTCCAAGAGTGATGAAACACTCAATTACGAGGTGAGTCGGTCCACTGCCCGGACCATTGAGCCTGTGGGTTCGCTGTCAAAGGTTTCGGTAGCGATCCTGGTAGACGGCAAATACGATACCCCGGCTGCCGGCAAGGACGGCAAAACCGGCAAGGCCAAATATACGCCGCGGACCCCTGATGAGCTTACAAAGATTGAGGCATTGGTCAAGAGTGCCGTCGGCTTCAGCGCCGAACGGGGAGATCAGGTTACGGTTGCCAACATCCCGTTTCAGGACACCGAAGAGATGGCGTCGGCGACCAAGGATGAATGGTGGAACGCCCCGTTCTTCCTGTCCCTGTTGAAATCCGTATTGATAGGTATCGGCTTCTTTGCGTTGCTGTTCCTGGTTATTCGTCCAATGCTGAAATCATTAAGAGCCAGTATGCCCCAGACGACCTTTGTGCCTGAGGAAGATGCAGAAGAACAGGTTCGGCAGATGATTGCCTCCCAGCAGAAACAACTTGCCGTGCAGGCAAGCAGTCAGATGGAGTTGATCGAAAAGATCAAAACCGAGCCGTATCAAGCGTCACAGATTATCAAGAACTGGCTGGATAAAAGAGACGACTGA
- a CDS encoding FliI/YscN family ATPase has protein sequence MNEPAVDFTRYLAVVDDMRLIRFNGKVTQVVGLVIEGFCPDTAVGSLCEVHPADGAPIPAEVVGFRDNKTLLMPLGELRGVGLGSLITVLRQKSSMKVGPGLLGRIIDGLGVPIDGKGPIIAEEECPIYATPVNPLQREPIRKPLNLGIRAINGLLTCGQGQRVGIMAGSGVGKSTMLGMIARYTEADINVIALIGERGRELREFIEKDLQAEGLQKSVVVVATSDQPPLVRMRGAYIATTIAEYFQSKGKKVLLMMDSATRFAMAMREVGLAIGEPPTTKGYTPSVFAALPKLLERTGNFQNGSITGLYTVLVEGDDFNEPISDSLRSILDGHITLSRELAARNIYPPIDVLHSASRVMNDVTARSHQKLAGRFKELLATYRQSEDLINIGAYKSGSNPKIDAAISKMNEMTAFIKQDVYDGIGMEQSLAELQNIFPDEE, from the coding sequence ATGAACGAGCCTGCTGTAGACTTTACGAGATACCTGGCTGTTGTTGATGACATGCGGCTGATCCGCTTCAACGGCAAGGTAACTCAGGTGGTCGGCCTGGTAATAGAAGGGTTCTGCCCGGATACTGCCGTGGGCAGCCTTTGTGAAGTTCACCCGGCTGACGGCGCTCCCATCCCGGCAGAGGTGGTAGGCTTCCGTGACAACAAGACGCTGCTGATGCCGCTTGGCGAGCTGCGCGGTGTGGGGTTGGGGAGCCTGATCACGGTTCTCAGGCAAAAGTCGTCAATGAAGGTGGGCCCGGGGTTGCTCGGGAGGATCATCGATGGTCTCGGTGTTCCGATTGACGGTAAAGGGCCGATTATTGCCGAAGAAGAGTGCCCAATTTACGCCACTCCGGTTAACCCGCTGCAGCGCGAGCCGATCAGGAAACCACTGAATCTGGGAATCAGGGCCATTAACGGGCTGCTTACCTGTGGCCAGGGACAGCGGGTCGGCATCATGGCTGGCTCCGGGGTCGGCAAGTCAACCATGCTGGGGATGATCGCCCGCTATACCGAAGCGGACATCAACGTCATTGCGCTGATCGGCGAGCGAGGCCGGGAACTCAGGGAGTTCATAGAAAAGGATCTCCAGGCCGAAGGGCTGCAGAAGTCGGTGGTGGTTGTGGCCACATCTGATCAGCCCCCATTGGTGCGGATGCGCGGGGCGTATATCGCCACCACCATTGCCGAGTACTTCCAGTCCAAGGGTAAAAAAGTGCTATTGATGATGGACTCGGCAACCCGTTTTGCCATGGCGATGCGGGAAGTAGGACTTGCCATCGGCGAGCCGCCGACCACCAAAGGGTACACGCCTTCGGTGTTCGCTGCTTTGCCCAAACTCCTCGAACGGACCGGCAATTTCCAGAACGGCAGCATAACTGGCCTCTATACCGTGCTTGTCGAGGGCGATGATTTTAATGAACCGATCTCCGACTCTTTGCGCAGTATTCTCGATGGACATATCACCCTTTCTCGAGAGCTGGCGGCTAGAAACATTTATCCGCCTATCGATGTGCTCCACAGCGCCAGCAGGGTCATGAATGACGTCACTGCCAGGAGTCACCAGAAGCTTGCCGGCAGATTCAAGGAGTTGCTGGCAACCTATCGGCAGTCGGAAGACCTGATCAACATCGGGGCGTACAAGTCCGGAAGCAATCCGAAAATAGACGCTGCCATCTCCAAGATGAACGAGATGACTGCTTTCATCAAACAGGACGTTTATGACGGAATCGGCATGGAACAGTCGCTGGCAGAACTGCAAAACATCTTTCCCGATGAGGAGTAG
- a CDS encoding response regulator: protein MKQLKLKDMMDAALTQTGEESSMLLGQQLNIDESDTVSTNKVTYFSDMDDAIFVANVEAREEYNGQFYMIFSLRDAILLSGLLLGIPPARVNEKRRLAIMEPDDIDAFGEIMNQIIGSFNSVFKPSLPQKIHLKLNAPKKFIPGVDEMSDDEPIPTGDYVLFRAQLNMEGLEMDRLNILVPLELAHQIEPPAAEPEPESEAVSDDQPSATESAGASAAGADVAGGATILLLEDDEQLREIVKQSLSAAGLCVVAASLKADIREICAQSNARVAVVGVADTEDRELALCIKLNAMNQDSPLPIIMCAPQWTRSGVLKALKYGARDIVLKPYDADELVSKVNRFLKAA, encoded by the coding sequence ATGAAACAGCTTAAACTCAAAGATATGATGGATGCTGCCTTGACCCAGACGGGCGAGGAGAGCAGCATGCTGCTCGGACAGCAACTGAACATCGACGAAAGCGACACGGTCTCCACCAACAAGGTCACCTATTTCTCCGACATGGACGACGCCATTTTTGTCGCCAATGTTGAGGCACGGGAGGAGTATAACGGCCAGTTTTACATGATCTTCTCCCTGAGAGACGCCATTTTGCTCAGCGGCCTGCTGCTGGGGATTCCGCCTGCCAGGGTCAATGAAAAACGCAGACTGGCCATTATGGAGCCGGATGATATTGATGCCTTCGGCGAGATAATGAACCAGATAATCGGCTCGTTCAACTCGGTTTTCAAGCCGTCGCTGCCCCAGAAAATTCATCTTAAGCTGAATGCCCCGAAAAAATTCATACCTGGTGTCGATGAGATGTCGGATGATGAGCCGATACCGACCGGTGATTATGTCCTGTTCCGGGCCCAGTTGAATATGGAAGGGCTGGAGATGGACCGGTTGAATATCCTGGTCCCACTTGAGCTTGCCCACCAGATCGAACCCCCTGCTGCTGAACCTGAGCCTGAGTCTGAAGCGGTTTCCGATGATCAGCCTTCTGCCACGGAGAGTGCCGGAGCATCTGCTGCAGGGGCCGATGTGGCAGGCGGGGCTACTATCTTGCTGCTTGAGGATGACGAACAACTCAGGGAGATTGTCAAACAGTCGTTAAGTGCAGCAGGCTTGTGCGTCGTAGCGGCGTCGCTCAAGGCTGACATCAGGGAAATCTGCGCTCAGAGCAATGCCCGGGTCGCCGTTGTCGGAGTTGCAGATACCGAGGACCGGGAATTGGCACTCTGTATCAAGCTTAATGCAATGAACCAGGACTCCCCGCTTCCTATAATCATGTGTGCTCCGCAATGGACCCGTTCCGGAGTTTTGAAGGCGCTTAAATACGGGGCCCGGGACATTGTGCTCAAACCTTACGATGCCGATGAGCTTGTCTCAAAAGTCAACAGGTTCCTGAAGGCTGCGTGA
- a CDS encoding FliH/SctL family protein, whose amino-acid sequence MSRVIKEANLKHCSVFNVNYEDLLGNGSKENGAPPSYLEADGFTPLFFNEHLGAVNDVEVHDAAAAEVSLEAGIAPAADIPEGMIYISEDELQGQLSDAYARGAEEGRQVAERGLAHVFKALRDGADTLAALRDKVLRESEVDLLKLSSLVAKKIVLQELKQDPQILANIVAATISCCSDQERISIRLSPDDYQMVMANRQMIPADEGRVVLVPDNAVKLGGCLVETTTGTVDARIESQLDEVYNRCMEERGIPQESLIVGVDEEQGL is encoded by the coding sequence TTGTCTAGAGTCATCAAAGAAGCCAACCTTAAGCATTGCTCGGTGTTCAACGTGAACTACGAGGATCTGTTGGGTAACGGCAGCAAGGAGAACGGAGCGCCACCGTCATATCTTGAAGCAGACGGCTTTACCCCGCTGTTTTTCAATGAACATCTCGGCGCAGTCAATGACGTCGAGGTCCATGATGCTGCTGCCGCTGAGGTCTCTCTTGAAGCAGGGATCGCCCCGGCAGCGGATATCCCCGAGGGGATGATTTATATTTCCGAAGACGAATTGCAGGGGCAGCTTTCCGATGCCTATGCGCGGGGCGCCGAAGAGGGGCGGCAGGTTGCCGAGCGCGGTCTGGCCCATGTATTCAAGGCCCTCAGGGATGGGGCCGATACCCTGGCTGCTTTGCGGGACAAGGTTTTACGAGAAAGCGAGGTCGATCTGCTGAAGCTGTCCAGCCTGGTGGCGAAAAAGATCGTTCTTCAGGAGCTCAAGCAGGACCCGCAGATCTTGGCTAATATCGTTGCTGCTACGATAAGCTGTTGCTCTGACCAGGAAAGGATATCAATTCGGCTCAGCCCGGATGATTACCAGATGGTCATGGCTAATCGTCAGATGATTCCGGCCGATGAGGGGCGTGTCGTCTTGGTCCCGGACAATGCGGTGAAGCTGGGTGGTTGCCTGGTGGAAACGACGACCGGGACTGTTGATGCGCGGATAGAATCGCAGCTAGACGAGGTGTACAATCGGTGCATGGAAGAGCGTGGAATACCTCAGGAATCCTTGATCGTAGGCGTTGATGAGGAACAGGGGTTATGA
- a CDS encoding response regulator: protein MANVLIVDDSSTMRKIISRSLRQAGLPVDDIFEAGDGIEGLNALSANKVDLVLSDINMPNMDGLEFIKALRANGSKVPIVMITTEGGEDILKEAMNSGASDSIKKPFTPEQLNEKLGGLL, encoded by the coding sequence ATGGCCAATGTACTGATTGTCGACGATTCATCAACAATGAGAAAGATCATCTCTAGGTCCTTGCGGCAGGCTGGTTTGCCGGTAGACGACATTTTCGAGGCAGGTGACGGCATTGAAGGTTTGAATGCGCTCTCAGCCAACAAGGTCGATCTTGTGCTCTCCGATATAAACATGCCCAACATGGACGGGCTGGAATTCATCAAGGCTTTGCGCGCCAATGGCAGCAAGGTGCCCATAGTCATGATCACCACCGAGGGTGGGGAGGACATTCTCAAAGAAGCGATGAACAGCGGCGCCAGCGACAGTATCAAGAAACCGTTTACCCCGGAGCAGCTCAACGAAAAACTGGGAGGGCTGCTATGA
- a CDS encoding chemotaxis protein CheX, producing MTLNTNVSQAAHIKEEDLRGYVIHATKEVFSTMVMMDVADSFPLAEPVTHFHCSITGMVGLAGTYTGILSIHCPKPFAMKITSNMLGMEVDEVGEDVNDALGEIANMLGGYVKQILSKGGLDISLSIPTVISGEEYTINAMTDSDCVIIPFTFEDARFLVGLKLSKEG from the coding sequence ATGACACTTAATACCAATGTTTCGCAGGCCGCCCATATCAAAGAAGAAGACCTCCGGGGTTATGTGATTCATGCGACAAAGGAAGTATTCAGTACTATGGTAATGATGGACGTCGCCGATTCGTTTCCGCTAGCGGAACCGGTAACCCATTTTCACTGTAGCATAACTGGAATGGTCGGACTTGCCGGGACCTATACCGGGATTCTTTCTATCCATTGCCCCAAGCCTTTTGCCATGAAAATTACTTCCAACATGCTGGGCATGGAAGTTGATGAAGTGGGCGAGGATGTGAACGATGCGCTTGGGGAGATTGCCAACATGCTTGGCGGGTATGTAAAACAGATTCTCTCCAAAGGCGGGTTGGACATAAGTCTCTCGATCCCTACGGTTATCTCCGGGGAAGAGTACACAATTAACGCCATGACTGACAGTGATTGTGTCATAATTCCTTTTACCTTCGAAGATGCACGGTTTTTGGTGGGACTTAAATTAAGTAAAGAAGGCTGA
- the fliG gene encoding flagellar motor switch protein FliG, translating into MTGAEKAAILLLYVGIDATTKVFQHLDDMDIKKISQSMASLGHVSLPVIQEVVDEYNKITSPDAGFFSQGDEFVRKILEKALGVSKADMLLQELHTTSIGDIEDILSEMDAKTVANFLSQEHPQTIAVIVAKLRPKQTSDIIAHLPLDLQAEVIIRIADVDQVSPEILKDIDDVIRRELTSLGGVQSFKVGGVEKVVEMFNHLDRSKEKHILDKLDVMNPPLAEVIRKHLFTFEDIFKLDDRSIQAIMREISNDTLTLAMKASTEEVKEKVFRNISSRAAEMIKEDLEVMGPVRLSDVEKAQTEIIKIVRKMEEDGKVVIAGRGGDDVLV; encoded by the coding sequence ATGACAGGAGCGGAAAAGGCCGCCATACTCCTGCTATATGTGGGGATAGATGCAACGACCAAGGTCTTCCAGCACCTGGATGACATGGATATCAAGAAGATCAGCCAGAGCATGGCCAGCCTTGGCCATGTGTCACTGCCGGTAATACAGGAAGTGGTGGATGAGTACAACAAGATTACCAGTCCAGACGCCGGATTTTTCTCCCAAGGGGATGAGTTTGTCCGCAAGATCCTGGAAAAGGCCCTTGGTGTCTCGAAAGCGGATATGCTGCTGCAGGAGCTTCATACCACCAGCATCGGTGATATTGAGGACATCCTCTCGGAAATGGATGCCAAGACCGTCGCCAACTTCCTGTCACAAGAGCATCCGCAGACCATTGCCGTTATTGTTGCCAAACTGCGGCCCAAGCAGACCAGCGATATAATTGCCCATCTTCCGCTTGATCTGCAGGCTGAGGTCATTATCCGGATTGCCGACGTTGATCAGGTTTCTCCGGAAATCCTAAAGGATATCGACGATGTCATCCGGCGAGAGCTTACCTCTCTGGGTGGGGTCCAGAGCTTCAAGGTTGGTGGTGTTGAAAAGGTGGTCGAGATGTTCAACCATCTGGATCGGAGCAAGGAGAAGCATATCCTGGACAAGCTGGATGTGATGAATCCGCCGTTGGCAGAGGTCATCAGGAAGCATCTCTTCACCTTCGAGGATATCTTCAAGCTGGACGACCGCTCCATTCAGGCCATTATGCGCGAGATTTCAAACGATACCCTGACCCTTGCCATGAAGGCGTCCACGGAAGAAGTGAAGGAAAAAGTGTTCCGGAACATATCGAGCCGTGCCGCAGAAATGATAAAAGAGGATCTGGAGGTCATGGGTCCGGTCCGTCTCTCCGATGTCGAGAAGGCGCAGACCGAAATTATCAAGATCGTGCGCAAGATGGAAGAAGATGGCAAAGTTGTTATTGCCGGGCGCGGCGGAGACGACGTCCTTGTCTAG